A window from Mycobacterium saskatchewanense encodes these proteins:
- a CDS encoding NAD(P)H-dependent amine dehydrogenase family protein, which translates to MPNKYRVVQWNTGNVGKSSLQSIAGHPALELVGCYAWSPDKAGRDAGELVGIPPLGVTATNDIDELLAGKPDCVVYNPMWIDVDELVRILSAGVNVVTTASFITGQNLGEGRDRIVEACRQGGSTMFGSGVSPGFAELLAIVSAMVCNRIDKVTVTEAADTTFYDSPATEKPVGFGQPIDHPGLQTMTEHGTAIFGEAVRLVADALGVELDAVRCVAEHAQTTADLDLGSWTIGAGCVAGVYASWQGTAGGRTVVDLNVRWRKGQTLEPDWKIDQDGWVIQIDGQPTVTTKVGFLPPPYFQAQTLAEFMTLGHIMTAMPTINAIPAVVAAAPGIATYTDLPLTLPRGHVPSG; encoded by the coding sequence GTGCCAAACAAGTATCGAGTCGTCCAGTGGAACACCGGCAACGTCGGCAAGAGTTCGCTGCAGTCGATCGCCGGCCATCCCGCGCTGGAGCTGGTCGGGTGCTATGCCTGGTCGCCCGACAAGGCCGGCCGCGACGCGGGCGAGCTGGTGGGCATCCCGCCCCTCGGAGTGACCGCCACCAACGACATCGACGAGCTGCTCGCGGGCAAGCCGGACTGCGTGGTCTACAACCCGATGTGGATCGACGTCGACGAACTCGTCCGGATCCTGTCCGCCGGAGTCAACGTCGTGACGACGGCATCGTTCATCACCGGGCAGAACCTCGGCGAGGGCCGCGACCGCATCGTCGAGGCGTGCCGGCAGGGCGGGTCGACGATGTTCGGTTCCGGGGTCAGCCCCGGCTTCGCCGAACTGTTGGCCATCGTGTCGGCGATGGTGTGCAACCGCATCGACAAGGTCACCGTGACCGAAGCCGCCGACACCACGTTCTACGACTCGCCGGCCACCGAGAAGCCGGTGGGATTCGGTCAGCCGATCGACCATCCCGGCCTACAGACGATGACCGAGCACGGGACGGCCATCTTCGGCGAGGCCGTCCGGCTGGTGGCTGACGCGCTTGGCGTCGAACTCGACGCGGTGCGGTGTGTGGCCGAACACGCCCAGACCACGGCCGATCTCGACCTCGGCTCCTGGACGATCGGCGCGGGCTGCGTCGCGGGCGTCTACGCGAGCTGGCAGGGCACCGCGGGCGGCAGGACCGTCGTCGACCTCAACGTCCGATGGCGCAAGGGGCAGACGCTCGAGCCGGACTGGAAGATCGACCAGGACGGCTGGGTCATCCAAATCGACGGGCAGCCCACGGTCACGACGAAGGTCGGCTTCCTGCCGCCGCCCTACTTCCAGGCGCAGACGCTCGCGGAGTTCATGACGCTGGGCCACATCATGACCGCGATGCCCACGATCAACGCGATCCCGGCCGTCGTCGCCGCGGCGCCCGGCATCGCCACGTACACCGATCTCCCGCTGACGCTGCCCCGTGGGCACGTCCCGTCTGGCTAA
- a CDS encoding CsbD family protein, whose product MSNEDKLKNKIEDLGGRAKEAVGKATGDHDTKNEGRADQAKSSLKDAGEKVKDAFKK is encoded by the coding sequence ATGAGCAACGAAGACAAGCTGAAGAACAAGATCGAGGACCTCGGCGGCCGGGCGAAGGAAGCCGTCGGCAAGGCGACAGGGGACCACGACACCAAGAACGAGGGCCGCGCGGACCAGGCCAAGTCGAGCCTCAAGGACGCCGGCGAGAAGGTGAAGGACGCCTTCAAGAAGTAG
- a CDS encoding cutinase family protein: MTTKPTWRLPAFATVLAAVAASVASSAYAPSASADPCPDVEVVFARGSGEPPGVGGVGNSFVDALRAQIGGRSLGVYPVNYPASTDFSNSDFPLGVIDGIRDASSHVESMAANCPKTREVLGGYSQGAAVAGFVTSASVPSGVPAGAVPPPMPPEIANHVAAVTLFGTPSDQFLKKYGAPTIAIGPLYQPKTLELCAPGDGVCGNGGTDAFAHVSYPLNGMTAQAATFAASHL, from the coding sequence GTGACAACCAAACCCACGTGGCGCCTACCGGCGTTCGCCACCGTCCTCGCGGCGGTGGCGGCGTCGGTGGCGTCCAGCGCGTACGCGCCCTCGGCGTCGGCTGACCCGTGTCCCGATGTCGAGGTCGTGTTCGCGCGCGGGTCCGGCGAGCCGCCCGGGGTCGGCGGCGTCGGCAATTCCTTCGTCGACGCGCTGCGTGCGCAGATCGGTGGCCGTTCGCTCGGCGTGTATCCGGTCAATTACCCGGCGAGCACGGACTTTTCGAACAGCGACTTCCCCCTCGGGGTGATCGACGGCATCCGTGACGCGAGTTCGCATGTCGAATCGATGGCGGCGAACTGCCCGAAGACCCGGGAGGTGTTGGGCGGCTACTCGCAGGGCGCGGCGGTCGCCGGGTTCGTCACCTCCGCGTCGGTGCCGTCGGGCGTGCCCGCTGGGGCGGTGCCGCCGCCGATGCCGCCGGAGATCGCCAATCACGTCGCCGCGGTCACGCTCTTCGGGACGCCCTCGGACCAGTTCCTCAAGAAGTACGGCGCGCCTACGATCGCGATCGGGCCGCTGTACCAGCCGAAGACCCTGGAGTTGTGCGCGCCGGGCGACGGGGTTTGCGGCAACGGCGGCACCGACGCCTTCGCACACGTTTCCTACCCGCTGAACGGCATGACGGCGCAGGCCGCGACCTTTGCCGCCAGTCACCTGTGA
- a CDS encoding SDR family NAD(P)-dependent oxidoreductase, with protein sequence MRVLITGGTGFVGGWSAKAIADAGHEVRFLVRTPEKLKTSVAQLGVDVSDFAVGDITDRVSVREALQGCDAVVHSAALVATDPRQTNEMLATNMQGAQNVLGQSVELGLDPIIHVSSFSALFHPGLQTLSADLPVVGGADGYGTSKAQVEIYARGLQDAGAPVNITYPGMVIGPPVGDQFGEAGEGVKAAVQMHAIPGRSAAWLIIDVRDLAALHAALLEPGRGPRRYMAGGHRVPAAELADLLGQVSGTPVVSVPIPDSALRAAGAILDRAGRFLPFDTPITWAGMQYYTQMPASDDSPSQRDLGITYRTPLETLSDTFEAFRAIG encoded by the coding sequence ATGCGCGTTCTGATCACGGGGGGTACCGGGTTCGTCGGCGGCTGGAGCGCCAAGGCGATCGCCGACGCGGGGCATGAGGTCCGGTTCCTGGTCCGCACTCCCGAGAAGCTGAAGACCTCGGTCGCCCAGCTGGGCGTTGACGTGTCGGACTTCGCCGTCGGTGACATCACCGACCGCGTCTCGGTGCGCGAAGCGTTACAGGGCTGCGACGCCGTCGTGCACAGCGCGGCGCTCGTCGCCACCGATCCCCGCCAGACGAACGAGATGCTGGCGACCAACATGCAGGGCGCCCAGAACGTCCTGGGCCAGTCGGTCGAGCTCGGGCTGGACCCGATCATCCACGTGTCCAGCTTCAGTGCGTTGTTCCATCCGGGCCTTCAGACGCTCTCGGCGGACCTGCCGGTGGTGGGCGGGGCCGACGGATACGGAACGTCGAAGGCTCAGGTCGAGATCTATGCCCGCGGTCTGCAGGACGCGGGCGCGCCGGTGAACATCACCTATCCCGGCATGGTGATCGGCCCGCCGGTGGGCGACCAGTTCGGCGAGGCCGGGGAAGGCGTCAAGGCGGCGGTGCAGATGCACGCGATCCCCGGGCGCAGCGCAGCGTGGTTGATCATCGACGTGCGCGACCTGGCCGCCCTGCACGCGGCGCTCCTGGAGCCCGGCCGCGGGCCGCGGCGCTACATGGCGGGCGGGCACCGGGTCCCGGCGGCCGAACTCGCCGACCTGCTCGGCCAAGTGTCCGGGACGCCGGTGGTCTCGGTCCCGATTCCCGATAGCGCGCTGCGCGCCGCGGGGGCGATCCTGGATCGCGCCGGGCGCTTTCTGCCCTTCGACACGCCCATCACGTGGGCGGGGATGCAGTACTACACCCAGATGCCGGCCTCCGACGATTCCCCGAGCCAACGAGACCTCGGCATCACCTATCGGACGCCGCTCGAGACGCTGTCCGACACTTTCGAGGCCTTTCGCGCGATCGGCTGA
- a CDS encoding PPOX class F420-dependent oxidoreductase yields MATTFNDVIRSKYLLLTTFTKDGRPKPTPIWGVPDGDKLLVITDDGSWKVKRINNTPRVTIARSAALGKPKSEPVEAVARVLPKSETQRVYNAVLKRYWYHAWWFYAHSIVRGGIHKVHIGLEIEAAA; encoded by the coding sequence GTGGCCACCACGTTCAACGACGTCATCCGGTCGAAGTACCTGCTGCTGACGACCTTCACCAAGGACGGCCGGCCCAAGCCGACACCGATCTGGGGCGTGCCCGACGGTGACAAGCTGTTGGTGATCACCGATGACGGCTCGTGGAAAGTGAAGCGCATCAACAACACTCCCCGGGTGACGATCGCCAGGAGCGCGGCATTGGGTAAGCCCAAGAGCGAGCCGGTCGAGGCGGTCGCCCGCGTGCTGCCGAAGTCGGAGACGCAGCGGGTCTACAACGCGGTGCTGAAGCGATATTGGTATCACGCCTGGTGGTTCTACGCACACTCGATCGTCCGCGGCGGCATCCACAAGGTGCACATCGGGCTCGAGATCGAAGCCGCCGCGTAG
- a CDS encoding TetR/AcrR family transcriptional regulator: MARDSTARDLLIDATILIMVEEGYAAATSRRVAAQAGVKPALVHYYFPTMDELYRDVFRRGAAAYLERQQRALESEHPLHALWHTLIEPKDARLLQEFMGLANHRKDIRAEIANWTERWREMQISALNSIVHQNDLDAEQFPPAGMAVVVAAIGRTLIMEQALGAARGHDEAFALVSRFIDRLEPPT, translated from the coding sequence ATGGCCCGCGACTCCACCGCTCGCGACCTGCTGATCGACGCGACGATTCTGATCATGGTCGAGGAGGGCTATGCCGCTGCCACGTCGCGCCGGGTGGCGGCCCAGGCCGGCGTCAAACCGGCCCTGGTGCACTACTACTTCCCCACGATGGACGAGTTGTACCGGGACGTCTTCCGCCGGGGCGCCGCCGCCTACCTTGAACGCCAGCAGCGGGCGCTGGAATCCGAACATCCGCTGCACGCCCTGTGGCACACCCTCATCGAGCCCAAGGACGCGCGGTTGCTGCAGGAGTTCATGGGGCTGGCCAATCACCGCAAGGACATCAGGGCCGAGATTGCGAACTGGACGGAGCGGTGGCGCGAGATGCAGATCAGTGCGCTGAACTCGATCGTCCACCAAAATGATTTAGACGCAGAGCAATTCCCGCCCGCCGGCATGGCGGTGGTCGTCGCCGCGATCGGCCGCACCCTGATCATGGAACAGGCACTCGGCGCCGCACGCGGGCACGACGAGGCCTTCGCGCTGGTCAGCCGCTTCATCGACCGGCTCGAGCCGCCGACCTGA
- a CDS encoding TetR/AcrR family transcriptional regulator: MPTTSVKGHGARERIERAAAGLFYRRGIHATGVELIAQEANVSKRTLYQHFASKNDLVDAYLRNIDASGGSSVEKRLADTRLSARERLLAIFEMPRAGLVRGCPFHNAAVESAGSLTTTDELVKAHKREFTRRLVAVAAEAGAADPDQLGRQLAVLFEGAAALATSLNDAAPVAHARAAAATLVDAAVGSGRS; the protein is encoded by the coding sequence ATGCCGACGACGAGCGTCAAAGGGCACGGGGCGCGCGAGCGCATCGAGCGCGCCGCGGCGGGGCTGTTCTACCGTCGGGGAATCCACGCGACCGGCGTCGAACTCATCGCTCAGGAGGCCAACGTCTCCAAGCGCACGCTCTATCAGCACTTCGCCAGCAAAAACGACCTCGTCGACGCCTACCTGCGCAACATCGATGCCAGCGGAGGATCGTCCGTCGAGAAACGGCTCGCCGACACCCGGCTGTCGGCGCGCGAGCGGCTGCTGGCGATCTTCGAGATGCCGCGAGCCGGCCTCGTGCGTGGGTGCCCCTTCCACAACGCGGCCGTGGAGTCGGCCGGATCGTTGACGACCACCGACGAGCTCGTGAAGGCCCACAAGCGGGAGTTCACCCGCCGCCTCGTCGCGGTGGCGGCTGAGGCGGGCGCCGCCGACCCCGACCAGTTGGGTCGGCAGCTCGCCGTGCTCTTCGAGGGCGCGGCCGCGCTGGCGACGTCGCTGAACGACGCAGCACCCGTGGCGCACGCCCGGGCGGCAGCGGCCACGCTCGTCGACGCCGCGGTGGGCTCCGGACGCTCTTGA
- a CDS encoding PaaI family thioesterase, with protein sequence MTTVEQAAGQSRVVTWSDPLATQAAVASTSGLAYWKAVADGQLPAPPISELLRMRVMNVEHGRITFGCEPDASMYNPMGMVHGGAVCTLLDTATACALHTTLPEGVAYTSVEIKVNYLKAVTVDSGPLTAVGSVVKAGSRIGFAEGTVADAAGRLVATATSTLLIFQSRS encoded by the coding sequence ATGACGACCGTTGAACAAGCCGCCGGGCAGTCACGCGTGGTGACGTGGAGCGACCCGCTGGCCACCCAGGCCGCGGTCGCGTCGACATCCGGGCTGGCTTACTGGAAGGCCGTCGCGGACGGACAGCTGCCAGCGCCCCCCATCAGCGAGCTGTTGCGGATGCGGGTGATGAACGTCGAGCACGGCCGCATCACCTTCGGGTGCGAGCCGGACGCTTCCATGTACAACCCGATGGGCATGGTCCATGGCGGCGCCGTGTGCACGCTGCTGGATACGGCCACCGCCTGCGCGCTGCACACGACGCTGCCAGAAGGCGTCGCCTACACGTCCGTCGAGATCAAGGTCAACTACCTCAAGGCGGTCACCGTGGACAGCGGACCGCTGACGGCGGTCGGCAGCGTGGTCAAGGCCGGCTCGCGCATCGGGTTCGCCGAGGGCACGGTCGCCGACGCGGCCGGAAGGCTCGTCGCCACCGCGACCAGCACGCTATTGATCTTCCAATCGCGAAGTTGA
- a CDS encoding SDR family NAD(P)-dependent oxidoreductase — protein sequence MSAVLITGANRGIGRAIATEFTRRGHRVIATARDPRALDDLDVSERLTLDVTDDASVTAAVAAAGELDIVVNNAGGIFYAAVEATPLAELQRLLNLNTVGAIRVAQAVLPQLRARGDGKLLFMSSVMGRVVRPPGAAYASTKWALEALVEALAMEVAPFGVQAALLEPGAVSSGALDNVTTHTLPEDPYAAILKGGGPRAGIITPEQVATEVVDAAEKPQLPLRIPIGDAARALLAARHAAPDDVPFAGTSAGRGGR from the coding sequence ATGTCGGCTGTCCTGATCACGGGCGCCAACCGCGGCATCGGCCGCGCCATCGCCACAGAGTTCACCCGCCGCGGGCACCGCGTCATCGCCACCGCGCGCGATCCGCGCGCCCTGGACGACTTGGACGTCAGCGAGCGCTTGACCCTGGACGTCACCGACGACGCCAGCGTCACCGCCGCCGTCGCGGCCGCCGGCGAGCTCGACATCGTCGTCAACAACGCGGGAGGGATCTTCTACGCCGCCGTCGAGGCCACACCGCTCGCGGAGTTACAGCGGCTGTTGAACCTCAACACCGTCGGCGCGATCCGCGTGGCGCAGGCGGTACTGCCGCAGCTACGCGCCCGCGGCGACGGCAAGCTCCTGTTCATGTCGAGCGTCATGGGGCGCGTCGTGCGCCCGCCCGGGGCGGCCTACGCGTCCACCAAGTGGGCGCTGGAGGCGCTTGTCGAAGCGCTCGCGATGGAGGTGGCGCCGTTCGGCGTCCAGGCCGCCCTGCTCGAGCCGGGCGCGGTGAGCTCGGGCGCCCTGGACAACGTGACCACGCACACCCTGCCGGAGGACCCGTACGCCGCCATCCTGAAGGGGGGCGGCCCCCGCGCCGGGATCATCACCCCTGAGCAGGTCGCCACCGAGGTCGTCGATGCCGCCGAAAAGCCACAGCTGCCGCTGCGGATTCCGATCGGGGATGCCGCGCGGGCCCTGCTCGCGGCCCGGCACGCGGCTCCTGACGACGTCCCGTTCGCTGGTACTTCGGCTGGCCGCGGCGGAAGATAG
- a CDS encoding isochorismatase family cysteine hydrolase, whose translation MAFSKDSTGLLVIDPYNDFISPGGKVWDRLKGVIEANDCVAHMKRVLDAARRAEIRAFYALHRRYRPGDYESWRYVAPIQKAAWSRRTFEYGTWGGELHGDFEPRPGDIVAGEHWCSSGFANTDLDLQLKRHGIHRLIAIGLIAHTCLEATVRFAAELGYDVTVVRDATADYSDTEMHAALKVNIPNYASAILTADEVVAAIPTG comes from the coding sequence GTGGCGTTCAGCAAGGACTCGACCGGGCTGCTGGTGATCGATCCCTACAACGACTTCATCTCGCCGGGTGGGAAAGTGTGGGATCGCCTGAAAGGCGTCATCGAGGCCAACGACTGCGTGGCCCATATGAAGCGGGTTCTCGATGCCGCCCGACGCGCCGAGATCCGCGCGTTTTATGCGCTGCACCGCCGGTATCGCCCGGGGGATTACGAATCGTGGCGATACGTCGCGCCGATCCAGAAGGCGGCCTGGTCGCGGCGAACGTTCGAATACGGCACGTGGGGCGGGGAACTGCATGGCGACTTCGAGCCGCGGCCCGGCGACATCGTCGCAGGCGAGCACTGGTGTTCCAGCGGCTTCGCCAACACCGATCTGGATCTCCAGCTCAAGCGCCACGGCATTCACCGGCTCATCGCCATCGGCCTCATCGCGCATACCTGTCTGGAGGCGACCGTGCGATTCGCCGCCGAACTCGGGTACGACGTGACCGTGGTGCGGGACGCGACCGCCGACTATTCCGATACCGAAATGCATGCCGCGCTCAAGGTCAATATCCCGAACTATGCGAGCGCAATTCTGACCGCCGACGAGGTGGTCGCCGCGATACCGACCGGCTGA
- a CDS encoding diaminopimelate decarboxylase family protein, with amino-acid sequence MTLFELLPSLRHGLNPHLDRAIWPLSAYVDASGRLCVGGVPTTEIADTFGTPAHVVDEEDFRARIRCYRAALPDAEVIYAGKALLSVAVAGWAAAEGAGVNVCSAGELATALAADVPPARIVLHGNAKTAAQLDDAVTAGVGRVVIDAPNEIALLAGRVRRRQRVLLRVIPDVGGGPHDQRFGFTLADGQASGAIKRILGQQWLDLGGLHCQLGSQLTDAAPYGEAVRQMIALMAEVRERHQVVLTELNLGGGQAVPCSSGEPELNPRALAAAIETALETVCAEHRYPRPRIAIEPGRAIAARAGITLHRVIAVKRQQGGRTLVAVDGDVGRHAPGAARGAKQTVALANRHLPTATAPVTVLGRHGQAGDEIARDVELPADIHPGDLLAVACTGAYHYSTGSGRNLAGHPPLIGVVGGRSQELVRRETVADLLARDSGWSPGTREARHAG; translated from the coding sequence ATGACGCTCTTCGAGCTGCTCCCCTCGTTGCGGCACGGGTTGAACCCGCACCTCGACCGCGCGATCTGGCCGCTGAGCGCCTACGTCGACGCGTCGGGCCGGCTCTGCGTCGGAGGTGTGCCCACCACCGAGATCGCGGACACGTTCGGCACCCCTGCCCACGTGGTCGACGAGGAAGACTTCCGCGCCCGCATCCGGTGCTACCGCGCCGCGCTGCCCGACGCCGAGGTGATCTACGCGGGCAAGGCCCTGTTGAGCGTCGCCGTGGCCGGTTGGGCGGCCGCCGAGGGCGCCGGAGTCAATGTCTGCTCGGCCGGCGAGCTCGCCACCGCGCTGGCCGCCGACGTGCCGCCGGCGCGCATCGTCCTGCACGGCAACGCGAAGACCGCGGCCCAGCTCGACGATGCGGTTACCGCAGGGGTGGGGCGCGTGGTGATCGACGCCCCGAACGAGATCGCGCTGCTGGCCGGCCGGGTGCGCCGCCGACAGCGGGTGCTCCTTCGGGTGATCCCCGACGTCGGAGGCGGGCCGCACGACCAGAGGTTCGGCTTCACGCTCGCGGACGGCCAGGCGTCCGGCGCGATCAAGCGCATCCTGGGCCAGCAGTGGCTGGACCTGGGCGGCCTGCACTGCCAACTCGGTTCGCAGCTCACCGACGCCGCGCCCTACGGGGAAGCCGTCCGGCAGATGATCGCACTCATGGCCGAGGTCCGCGAGCGCCATCAGGTGGTGCTCACCGAGTTGAACCTCGGCGGCGGGCAGGCCGTGCCGTGCTCGTCCGGCGAGCCGGAGCTCAACCCCCGGGCGCTCGCCGCGGCGATCGAAACCGCACTCGAGACCGTCTGCGCCGAGCATCGGTATCCCCGCCCGCGCATCGCGATCGAGCCCGGGCGGGCGATCGCGGCGCGCGCCGGGATCACGCTGCACCGGGTCATCGCCGTCAAGCGCCAGCAGGGCGGGCGGACGCTCGTCGCGGTGGACGGCGACGTCGGCCGGCATGCGCCCGGCGCGGCCCGGGGCGCCAAACAGACTGTGGCACTGGCAAACCGGCATCTGCCGACCGCCACGGCGCCCGTCACGGTACTGGGGCGGCACGGACAAGCCGGTGACGAGATCGCCCGCGACGTGGAACTGCCGGCCGACATCCACCCGGGCGACCTGCTGGCGGTCGCGTGCACTGGTGCATACCACTACTCGACCGGGTCGGGCCGCAATCTGGCCGGCCACCCTCCGCTGATCGGCGTGGTCGGCGGCCGCTCCCAGGAGTTGGTGCGCCGCGAGACCGTCGCGGACCTGCTGGCGCGCGATAGCGGTTGGTCTCCGGGCACCCGGGAAGCACGCCATGCTGGCTGA
- a CDS encoding rhomboid-like protein, with translation MLADHPVRESFGRWTEVAARTLAGAASLRVTTAYAVVLLAVSATLTAMGPHARAVAVGQMSTNLHNLAHGHLATLVGSAFVNDGDDVYVWLPGLVCLLALGEIIWRSTGLVITFAVGHIGATLVVAVGLVGAVETGWVPVSVARATDVGISYGAVCVLGALTSSIPVRWRPVWIGWWLGVAVAATWVGDFTAVGHVLALLLGFALSFRLRSTERWTPVRLMLLLVGAAFGYVMLSGSWALAPVAGLVMALAAQSIDQMVRWRNGRWA, from the coding sequence ATGCTGGCTGACCACCCCGTGCGGGAAAGCTTCGGCCGGTGGACCGAAGTGGCGGCGCGGACCTTGGCCGGCGCGGCGTCGCTGCGGGTCACCACGGCGTACGCCGTCGTCCTGCTCGCCGTCTCGGCCACCCTCACGGCCATGGGCCCGCACGCGCGGGCCGTCGCCGTGGGCCAGATGAGCACCAACCTGCACAACCTGGCGCACGGCCACCTGGCCACCCTGGTCGGCAGCGCGTTCGTCAACGACGGCGACGACGTCTACGTCTGGCTGCCGGGGCTGGTGTGCCTGTTGGCGCTCGGTGAAATCATTTGGCGGAGCACGGGTTTGGTGATCACGTTCGCGGTCGGCCACATCGGTGCGACGCTGGTGGTCGCCGTCGGTCTGGTCGGGGCGGTGGAGACGGGATGGGTCCCGGTCTCCGTAGCTCGTGCCACCGACGTGGGCATCAGCTATGGGGCGGTGTGCGTTCTCGGCGCCCTGACGTCCTCCATACCGGTGCGCTGGCGGCCGGTGTGGATCGGCTGGTGGCTGGGCGTCGCGGTGGCCGCGACGTGGGTCGGAGACTTCACCGCCGTCGGTCACGTGCTGGCGCTGTTGCTGGGCTTCGCGCTGTCGTTCCGGTTGCGGTCGACCGAGCGGTGGACGCCCGTGCGGCTGATGCTGCTGCTCGTCGGCGCCGCGTTCGGCTACGTGATGCTGTCCGGGTCGTGGGCGCTGGCTCCGGTCGCGGGCCTGGTCATGGCGCTCGCCGCGCAGTCGATCGACCAGATGGTCCGGTGGCGCAACGGCCGGTGGGCCTAG
- the ligD gene encoding non-homologous end-joining DNA ligase, whose amino-acid sequence MAAAEEFDVDGIAVRLTSPDKVYFPKLGSGGTKRRLVEYYLAVAGGPMLISLRDRPTHLQRFPDGIDGEEIYQKRIPQHHPDYLETCRVTFPSGRTADTLRVTHPAAIVWAAQMGTVTLHPWQVTCPDTDHPDELRVDLDPQPGVAFKEARAVALDVLYPLLDELGLVGYPKTSGGRGIHVFLRIAPYWDFVEVRRAGIALAREVERRAPDAVTTSWWKEERGKRIFIDFNQNARDRTMASAYSVRPTPIATVSTPLTWDELAGAEPDDYTMATVPELVRRREDPWAPMRDVAQSIDPLLEMAAADEERGLGDMPYPPNYPKMPGEPKRVQPSKDRDRKSQ is encoded by the coding sequence ATGGCAGCTGCGGAAGAGTTCGACGTCGACGGCATCGCGGTGCGGCTGACCAGTCCCGACAAGGTGTATTTCCCCAAGCTGGGCTCCGGCGGCACGAAGCGCCGGCTCGTCGAGTACTACCTCGCGGTGGCCGGCGGCCCGATGCTGATCTCGCTGCGGGACCGGCCCACACACCTGCAGCGCTTCCCGGACGGCATCGACGGCGAGGAGATTTACCAGAAGCGGATACCGCAGCACCATCCCGACTACCTCGAGACATGCCGGGTGACGTTCCCGTCCGGGCGAACCGCGGACACGCTGCGGGTCACCCATCCGGCCGCGATCGTGTGGGCGGCGCAGATGGGCACCGTCACGCTGCATCCGTGGCAGGTGACCTGCCCGGACACCGACCACCCAGACGAGCTGCGCGTCGACCTGGATCCGCAGCCCGGCGTTGCGTTCAAGGAGGCACGGGCCGTCGCGCTCGACGTGCTGTACCCGCTGCTCGACGAGCTCGGCCTGGTGGGATACCCGAAGACCTCGGGCGGCCGGGGGATTCACGTGTTCCTCCGGATCGCTCCCTACTGGGACTTCGTGGAGGTGCGCCGGGCGGGGATCGCGCTGGCCCGGGAGGTGGAGCGCCGCGCCCCCGACGCCGTGACGACGTCCTGGTGGAAGGAGGAACGCGGCAAGCGCATCTTCATCGACTTCAACCAGAACGCCCGGGATCGCACCATGGCGTCGGCCTACTCGGTGCGGCCCACGCCGATCGCGACGGTGTCGACCCCGCTCACGTGGGACGAGCTCGCCGGCGCCGAGCCCGACGACTACACCATGGCGACGGTGCCCGAGCTGGTGCGACGCCGCGAGGACCCCTGGGCCCCGATGCGCGACGTCGCCCAGTCGATTGACCCGTTGCTGGAGATGGCCGCCGCCGACGAGGAGCGCGGGCTCGGCGACATGCCGTACCCCCCGAACTACCCGAAGATGCCGGGCGAGCCGAAGCGGGTGCAGCCGAGCAAGGATCGCGATCGCAAGAGCCAGTAG